TCCAAAGCTCTGAGGAAAACTTTTGAATCAAATCCAACCAAAACAGGCTTGGCACAATCTTCTTTGGAAATCGCTCTCAAGCAACTTGTATAACCATATAGCCAGTCATCAGCCAAGAGTAAATAAATTTAAATTATTCCCCTTTTGGCTGATTTTTTATGTAGTCCTTTTCATTCAAAATAAGTAGTTTAGCAAAAACAAAATTGGAGTTTGTTTTTAGCTAATCACAAATTTCAAGGTTTTCTGAAATACGAATTGTTAAAATGAGCCTATAATTTTAATTGAATGAAGAATCTTATTACTGTTTTCGTAGTGATTTTTGGGATGTTTTATTTTTCAGGTATCCCTCAAGTCTTTGCCCAAGCAGAAACCCAAACCGAGGTAGTAAAACAGGATAGTGAAAGTCACACTTTAGCAAGTGTAGACCCACACGTTCACGATGATGCCCATGACCAGCATGGGACTGCTCCTCTTTGGCTCGTGATACCCTTCGTTGCCTTGCTGCTGATGATTGCAACAGGTCCTTTGTTCTATGAACATTTTTGGCATCACAATTATCCCAAAGTGGCAGTAGGATTGGCTATTTTGGTGGTTTTCTATTATTTATTTGCCCTTCATAATGTACATGGACCGGTTCATGCCTTGGCTGAATACGTACAGTTCATAGCCCTTTTGGCATCTCTCTACATAGCTTCCGGAGGGATATTGATAGAAGTCGATAAAAAAGCCACCCCCATGGCAAATGTATCCTTATTACTGATAGGGGCTTTAATTTCGAACCTTATAGGTACTACTGGCGCCTCCATGCTTTTGATCAGACCTTTTATCAGGCTGAACAAAGGCAACATCCAGCCCTACCATATTATTTTCTTTATTTTCATGGTCAGCAACATTGGGGGTTCCCTGACCCCGATTGGCGATCCGCCGTTATTCCTGGGATTCTTAAAAGGCGTTCCTTTTTTCTGGACATTAGAGTATAATTGGCCTGCTTGGGTGTTAGCTTTATTGTTATTATCTGGCGTTTTTTATTTAATTGACAGAAAATTCGGCAAAGCAAATGAAGATGAATTGGAGGAAACCGTTTATACCAACAAATTTGAGTTGATCGGATCAAGAAATTTTCTTTGGCTTCTAGTTGTAATTTGCTCTGTGTTTTTGGATCCAAATGTGATT
This window of the Aquiflexum balticum DSM 16537 genome carries:
- a CDS encoding sodium:proton antiporter; protein product: MKNLITVFVVIFGMFYFSGIPQVFAQAETQTEVVKQDSESHTLASVDPHVHDDAHDQHGTAPLWLVIPFVALLLMIATGPLFYEHFWHHNYPKVAVGLAILVVFYYLFALHNVHGPVHALAEYVQFIALLASLYIASGGILIEVDKKATPMANVSLLLIGALISNLIGTTGASMLLIRPFIRLNKGNIQPYHIIFFIFMVSNIGGSLTPIGDPPLFLGFLKGVPFFWTLEYNWPAWVLALLLLSGVFYLIDRKFGKANEDELEETVYTNKFELIGSRNFLWLLVVICSVFLDPNVIDWVPAIHYDGQKFSFIREIIMLSVAYLSFKFADQKAIKGNEFNFEPIREVAFIFIGIFGTMMPALELVGNFAKSPEGAAIITHNTLYWGTGILSGFLDNAPTYLNFLAAAMASQGAEISSIENVRDFALNNYEDSAFELMAISIAAVFFGAMTYIGNGPNFMVKSIAEQSGIKMPSFFGYVIRFSLPILLPILIIIWLVFFAFV